One Aulosira sp. FACHB-615 genomic window carries:
- a CDS encoding type II toxin-antitoxin system VapC family toxin, which translates to MGRVILLDTNPLSQVTHPKIDPKIQQWLKSLQKDETLIRVPEIADYELRRELLRQGKQKSIERLNQLSKICLIPLTHETMIKAAELWAWVRNQGQPTASNDSLDGDVILAAQAILQLKIFDQVTVVTTNLKHISRFESEGISVADWQQTLNK; encoded by the coding sequence ATGGGTAGAGTTATTTTGTTGGATACTAATCCATTGAGTCAAGTAACGCATCCAAAGATAGATCCAAAAATCCAACAATGGTTAAAGTCATTACAAAAAGATGAAACTCTTATACGTGTTCCTGAAATAGCTGATTATGAGCTACGACGTGAACTTTTAAGACAAGGAAAGCAAAAAAGTATAGAGCGCCTCAACCAACTTAGCAAAATTTGTCTAATACCACTAACGCATGAAACGATGATAAAAGCAGCCGAATTATGGGCTTGGGTAAGAAACCAAGGTCAACCCACAGCCAGTAATGACAGCTTAGATGGAGATGTAATTCTTGCTGCTCAAGCCATTTTGCAACTAAAAATTTTTGATCAGGTTACAGTTGTCACAACAAACTTAAAACATATATCGCGGTTTGAAAGTGAAGGAATATCTGTAGCTGATTGGCAACAAACCCTGAATAAGTAA
- a CDS encoding diflavin flavoprotein — translation MVSLTEKTEKRLTIQTEDISQDTTAIRSLDWDRDRFDIEFGLQNGTTYNSFLIRGEQIALVDTSHEKFRHLYFDTLTGLINPQDINYLIVSHTEPDHSGLVKDLLQIAPEITVVASKVAIQFLEDLVHQPFKRQIVKNGDRLDLGNGHEIEFVIAPNLHWPDTIFSFDHQTQTLFTCDAFGMHYCSDATFDEDLKTIEADFKYYYECLMGPNSRSVLSAMKRMGELPAIKMIATGHGPLLYHNVEELTQRYRKWSQNQAKPETTVGVFYVSEYGYSDRLAQAIINGINKTDVAVEVVDLGSATDLQELRELVGRCSGLVIGAPPSAGDTIAQAALSTVLGSAKDKQAIGIFETGGGNDEPTYPLLNKFRALGLHIAFPVIQLSETPRENTYKQCEEAGTDLGQWVTRDRSIKAMKALSADLDKALGRLSGGLYIITAKKGDVSSAMLASWVAQASFKPLGFSIAVAKDRAIESLMQVGDRFVLNVLEEGNYQTLMRHFLKRFAPGADRFAGVRTQSAEDGTPILADALAYMECEVVSRMDCGDHWAVYSTVNGGRVSKPEALTAVHHRKVGNHY, via the coding sequence ATGGTATCGCTCACCGAGAAAACGGAAAAAAGGTTGACAATACAGACTGAGGATATTTCTCAAGATACGACGGCAATTCGCTCTCTAGATTGGGATCGCGATCGCTTTGATATTGAGTTTGGTTTACAAAATGGTACTACCTACAACTCATTTTTGATTCGCGGTGAGCAGATTGCTTTAGTTGATACCTCCCATGAGAAGTTCCGTCATCTGTATTTTGATACGCTCACAGGATTGATTAATCCTCAAGATATCAATTATTTGATTGTCAGCCACACTGAGCCTGATCATAGCGGCTTAGTGAAAGATTTGTTACAAATAGCTCCAGAAATTACCGTTGTGGCTTCCAAAGTCGCAATTCAATTTTTGGAAGATTTAGTGCATCAGCCATTTAAACGGCAGATTGTTAAAAATGGCGATCGCTTAGATTTAGGTAACGGTCACGAGATAGAATTTGTAATTGCGCCTAATTTACATTGGCCGGACACAATCTTCAGCTTCGACCATCAAACCCAAACCCTGTTTACCTGCGATGCTTTCGGGATGCACTATTGTTCCGATGCTACTTTTGACGAAGACTTAAAAACTATTGAAGCTGATTTTAAATATTACTATGAATGCTTGATGGGGCCGAATTCGCGCTCGGTATTGTCTGCAATGAAGCGGATGGGGGAATTACCAGCGATTAAAATGATTGCGACAGGTCACGGGCCGTTACTCTATCACAACGTTGAGGAACTCACCCAACGTTACCGCAAATGGAGTCAGAACCAAGCGAAACCAGAAACTACCGTTGGTGTATTTTACGTTTCAGAATACGGTTATAGCGATCGCCTCGCCCAAGCAATTATCAACGGTATCAACAAAACCGATGTCGCTGTAGAAGTAGTAGATTTGGGTTCAGCCACAGATTTACAAGAATTGCGCGAACTAGTTGGGCGTTGTTCTGGATTAGTCATTGGTGCGCCGCCATCTGCTGGTGATACCATTGCTCAAGCCGCACTTAGTACTGTGTTAGGCTCGGCTAAAGATAAACAAGCCATTGGTATATTTGAAACCGGCGGCGGTAATGATGAGCCGACTTACCCCCTGTTGAACAAATTCCGGGCTTTAGGACTACATATCGCATTCCCAGTGATTCAACTTAGCGAAACACCCAGGGAAAATACTTATAAGCAGTGTGAAGAAGCAGGCACAGACTTAGGGCAGTGGGTAACGCGCGATCGCAGCATCAAAGCGATGAAAGCCCTGAGTGCAGACTTAGATAAAGCCTTGGGTAGACTCAGTGGCGGACTGTATATTATTACCGCCAAAAAAGGCGATGTCTCCAGCGCGATGTTAGCTTCCTGGGTAGCACAAGCCAGCTTTAAACCCTTGGGCTTTTCCATTGCAGTCGCTAAAGACCGGGCGATTGAATCCTTAATGCAAGTAGGCGATCGCTTTGTGTTAAACGTCTTAGAAGAAGGCAATTATCAAACACTCATGCGCCACTTCCTCAAACGGTTCGCCCCTGGTGCAGACCGCTTTGCAGGTGTGCGAACCCAAAGCGCCGAAGACGGTACACCCATCCTCGCCGACGCTTTAGCATATATGGAATGCGAAGTTGTTAGCCGGATGGACTGTGGCGACCACTGGGCGGTATACAGCACCGTCAATGGCGGCCGAGTTTCTAAACCGGAAGCACTGACAGCTGTGCATCATCGTAAGGTAGGAAATCACTACTAA
- a CDS encoding 3-deoxy-7-phosphoheptulonate synthase has translation MHNKLSNTNIKSSHILLTPHDVKTRLPITKSAEHTVLKYRQELENILDFQDSRKFIVVGPCSIHDTKAAIEYAERLKVLAEQVKDKLLLVMRVYFEKPRTTVGWKGLINDPDMDDSFHVEKGLLTARSLLLKITELELPTGTEALDPIIPQYISELITWSAIGARTTESQTHREMSSGLSMPVGFKNGTDGNIQVALNALHSAKSPHNFLGINNKGQVSVFQTMGNPYGHVILRGGNQPNYDAANVKLVEQKLKDSDLPPRIVIDCSHGNTNKDYRLQSQVFEDVIQQIIDGNTSIVGMMLESHLYEGNQPLNCKPEELKYGVSVTDKCIGWEETERIILAAHARLR, from the coding sequence ATGCACAACAAATTATCTAATACTAACATTAAAAGTTCCCATATCTTATTAACGCCTCACGACGTTAAGACAAGATTGCCCATTACGAAATCGGCAGAACATACAGTATTAAAATATAGACAAGAACTAGAAAACATTTTAGATTTTCAAGATAGTAGAAAATTTATTGTAGTTGGGCCATGTTCTATCCATGATACCAAAGCAGCGATAGAATATGCCGAAAGATTAAAAGTTTTAGCAGAGCAAGTCAAAGATAAACTCTTATTAGTTATGAGAGTTTACTTTGAAAAACCAAGAACAACAGTAGGTTGGAAAGGTTTGATTAATGACCCTGATATGGATGATTCTTTCCATGTGGAAAAAGGTTTATTAACCGCTAGAAGTTTGCTATTAAAAATTACGGAATTAGAATTGCCTACGGGTACTGAAGCCTTAGACCCAATCATCCCCCAATATATTAGTGAATTAATTACCTGGTCTGCTATTGGGGCGAGAACCACAGAATCACAAACGCACCGGGAAATGTCTAGCGGGCTTTCTATGCCTGTAGGTTTTAAAAATGGAACGGATGGTAACATTCAAGTGGCTTTAAATGCCCTGCACTCAGCAAAAAGTCCCCATAACTTTCTAGGGATCAATAATAAAGGACAAGTTAGCGTTTTTCAAACTATGGGTAATCCTTACGGTCATGTGATTTTAAGGGGTGGAAACCAGCCTAATTACGATGCAGCTAATGTCAAATTAGTAGAACAAAAATTAAAAGATTCTGATTTACCACCAAGAATCGTGATTGACTGTAGTCATGGCAATACCAATAAAGATTACCGATTGCAATCTCAGGTATTTGAAGATGTAATTCAGCAAATTATTGATGGCAATACATCTATTGTGGGGATGATGCTGGAATCGCATTTATATGAAGGCAATCAACCATTAAATTGCAAACCAGAAGAATTAAAGTATGGTGTTTCTGTAACTGATAAATGTATTGGTTGGGAAGAAACAGAAAGAATTATTTTGGCAGCCCACGCCAGATTGAGGTAG
- a CDS encoding pantothenate kinase, translating into MKRVKPRIHKPWLALEIGNSRLHWGLFVGETLDCTWNTDYLPDSVIQQLGNGRTLDDFPAKIFTLPCPLPLVIASVVPSQTALWQSYPNVKVITLENVPLKNTYPTLGIDRALALWGAGIKLGFPILVIDAGTALTFTGADSQQNLVGGAILPGLGLQFATLGQKTSQLPQLKTQTFTSLPPRFAQNTPDAIQSGVIYTLLAGIKDFMTAWWELYPNSNVVIKGGDRTLLFNYMETLYPKITARLIVEPNLIFLGIATVDNL; encoded by the coding sequence ATCAAAAGAGTGAAACCGCGTATACATAAACCTTGGCTGGCTTTGGAGATAGGTAATTCCCGACTGCATTGGGGGTTATTCGTAGGCGAAACCCTTGACTGTACATGGAATACAGACTATCTACCTGATTCAGTTATACAGCAGTTAGGTAACGGTCGAACCTTAGATGATTTCCCCGCCAAGATTTTTACCCTTCCTTGTCCCCTTCCTCTGGTAATTGCTTCTGTTGTTCCCAGTCAAACCGCACTTTGGCAAAGTTACCCCAATGTCAAAGTAATTACCTTAGAGAATGTACCTTTAAAAAATACCTATCCCACATTAGGAATTGACCGCGCCTTGGCTTTGTGGGGTGCGGGGATAAAGTTGGGATTTCCCATATTAGTAATTGATGCTGGAACCGCACTCACTTTTACAGGTGCAGATAGTCAACAGAATTTAGTTGGCGGTGCAATTTTGCCAGGGCTAGGTTTACAATTTGCAACGTTAGGTCAAAAAACCAGCCAGTTACCCCAGTTAAAAACGCAAACTTTCACATCTTTACCGCCAAGGTTTGCCCAAAATACCCCAGATGCAATTCAAAGTGGTGTTATCTACACCTTGTTAGCTGGAATCAAAGATTTTATGACAGCTTGGTGGGAATTATATCCTAATAGTAATGTGGTGATTAAAGGAGGCGATCGCACCTTATTATTTAACTATATGGAAACTTTATACCCAAAAATAACAGCCCGTTTGATTGTAGAACCAAACTTAATTTTTTTGGGAATAGCAACGGTTGATAATCTATAA